CAGGCCGATAGTGAGAAAACCAAGCTTGCGGAGGGGCTGTTCGGGGCGGGGCATGGACGTCCTTCGGGTTGGGTCGGCAGTTACTGCCCAGAATAGGCGGCGGTACCGGGGACGACGGCGGGAGGTTACCTTTTGTGATGGGGGCGGGTCAGCTGTCGTTCCTTCATAAGGTAGCTATTTCATTGCTTTAAACCACTTAATGCCACAAGATAGATACATGAACAGCCGAGATGCCATGCGTCGTCTAGGGGAGAATCTGCGAAGCCGACGAATAATCCTCGGCTTGTCGCAGGAACTCGTCGCCGAACGTGCTGACCTTTCACGTCCGACGCTCATGCGCATGGAAACCGGCGAGGGTGGAAAAATCGAACACCTGATGACCGTTGCGTCTGTGCTCGGTGTTGCTGAAGATCTTATTAGTGCTTTGGACCCCCTGAATACAGATCTTGGTAGGGCGCGGGCGCACCTGCTGAGCAGGCAGCGCGCCCCCAGGAGGAACTAATGGCTGCCCGAATCATCAGGCGCGTGGAGGTGCTGGTCAACGAGTCCGTGGCTGGTGTGCTGGACATTGAAACGGACGCGCTTTCTCCTCGCGAGCGCGTCGCGTTCACCTATGCCGACAGCTGGATGTCCGCTGCAGAGGCGTTCGAGGTTTCTCCGGAGCTACCCCTTCGGCGCGGCCCTCAGCGTCCCACCCTAGGCCGCGAGCTGTTCGGGTCCTTTCAGGACGCCTCCCCGGATGACTGGGGCAGAAAGCTGTTGTACGAAGAACTGCGCCAACAGGCTCTCATTGAGGGTGCGGGCCGCATTCCGCCCACGGGCGAAGCAGGCTACCTGTTGTTGGTCAACGATGAGACCAGGCAGGGGGCACTTCGTTTTCGGGAGAACGGAAAATTCCTGTCGTCGTGGGGCCGGGGTGCAGGAATCCGCGACTTGAAGGTGCTCAGCGAAGAGGCCAGA
This genomic interval from Paenarthrobacter aurescens TC1 contains the following:
- a CDS encoding putative Helix-turn-helix domain protein (identified by match to protein family HMM PF01381), which encodes MPQDRYMNSRDAMRRLGENLRSRRIILGLSQELVAERADLSRPTLMRMETGEGGKIEHLMTVASVLGVAEDLISALDPLNTDLGRARAHLLSRQRAPRRN